CTAACCTTTTTATGTAATGTTATGTATTCTTTTCTGTAACAAAACGTTTCTGGTAATATGTTTTTGTTCTTCTACAATACAATTTTCAGTTTAAATAagaatatataaaaactttattactgTTTGTATTGTTATATTCTAATAAATACAAGACTGATCTTATAATTAAGTATTCAGCTAATTGTAAAtggataaattaatttttaataaaaattttgtgttaaattgGTTGCATAACTTCGCTTATTAAATACCcctcattaaaataaaattaaataataacaaaaaagtttcatGCTTTTGATGTTGTAATAACATCAAGAAAGATGGAAAGGAGATTATTTCGATCGTTTTAAGATTCCGCGAAAAGTtggaaatcaaaaaattcgGTAATTTCGATAGGATACAAGAAGATTTAGTTTTGATGACGAATCAAGCGCAAAATTACTCACCGATCATTTCCGCACGTGGCTTTTTCGATTGCGAgtataaaattttacacatttcttttgaaatagCTACCACACAAATATTAACGTTGTTACAACTtaagtaattataaatttgacgtttagataacctaaaaatgtaaaataaaagtaagCGCGCCCTCTATGTATTAAAACGCCAAGTttatctaataaaattaagatttaatcttaaatttaaagaaatttctttttaatcatttataaataaacgcaattagtaataaaaatcttaactCTTATCGTACACGAttctttttaatcaaaattacaaCCTTTGCaccataacctaaaaaacaataacataaccccaaaattaattacttcaCTTCAAATGAAGTTTTACGAAGCTAAAGTAGCGGATATAATCCGTAGTTCGCAACGAGATGATAATTTTGTAAACGAActccaaaattatttaacatcAATCATAAAATCGTTcggaaatcaaaattataatcgaTTGAGAAAATTGATTCCTCCAATATCCACCGCTTGGTACTATTTGTTTACTTCCGTTTCAAATTTGCAAACGTTAGGTGAAGAATATACTGGGACGATTCGATTGGATGGTACACAAAAGATTCCCGCAAAATActggcaaattttatggttgaTTCTATACGTTGGTGGTGAACCGATTTTAGATAGGACTTTGCAAcatttggagaaaaaaacCAGTAAAAATTACGAATTAAAAGATGAAGCaagaagatttattttaaaaaacattaaattcgttaaaaataataaagaattgtTTATTCGTTTACaccaaagtttattttatataaacggAGCTTATTATAACATTTCAAATCGATTAACAAGCATCAGATATG
This region of Onthophagus taurus isolate NC chromosome 3, IU_Otau_3.0, whole genome shotgun sequence genomic DNA includes:
- the LOC111416441 gene encoding peroxisome assembly protein 10-A-like, whose product is MKFYEAKVADIIRSSQRDDNFVNELQNYLTSIIKSFGNQNYNRLRKLIPPISTAWYYLFTSVSNLQTLGEEYTGTIRLDGTQKIPAKYWQILWLILYVGGEPILDRTLQHLEKKTSKNYELKDEARRFILKNIKFVKNNKELFIRLHQSLFYINGAYYNISNRLTSIRYVLVRQWLQNDAATQSFSILGKISFFYTIFCLIRNYINEGNNLLTETLFDVAENGKICVLCTENRHNTCSTLCGHLFCWTCIFDSLKFQKACPICREIINPSRIIFLQNYS